AATTTGATTTgacaattcaatatttttacctttatCGACACTTtgcttctttattatttttcatctaaaaaaaagaaaagaacaagcCCACGACCCAATCATGTCAAACCaaaattctcttttattttgtagggcaaattacagaaatcacatacttttaaggctaaattacaatctatcccataaaagtttataattacagaaatttctcaaacggatacaataatataagcgctgatacattaatctgatgcgcgagatacattaatcgttaagtaagatacattacattttatacatgatacactaatctgatgcgcgagatacactaatctgatgtgcgaaagtgagggattttggagatttgtaaaacttatatggataatggtaataagtaaactaaaatgtgtgatttctataatttttcctattttgtaaTCAAACAAGCCCACGGCCCAATACTCatcctcattttctttttaattgttatatactggtattttctaaattttatactataacaaaaaaataaattttgaattacgaataacaatttttaaaatttttttatactATAACAAAATAGTAAGTTTGAATTAAGTTTTTCTTGTtggaaaagcttgaaatttTTTGTCAAATCACCGTAACTATATAATTTcccctcttcttttttttttcttttaacaatattttgtttaattttagaAGTGTTCCAATAAAGTTTTTGTTtgtattgatttgatttatatCCCAATGGGTTAATGCTCATTTACCCCTTGTTTCTCTTTTTGcctatatttgttttttttattaatctaGAAAAGTTATAATTGGtcatttatgaatatatttgtcCAGTTGTGAAAAGAGaataaaaaggggaaaatattaacttatttaagaatattttgacCATTTCTCCTTAAATGAAACTAGTATATATGATATGTATTATTCTTTCctaaaaattttgattaatttttcaaaattgatttgTAACATAAAAATTTTAACTACCGTCGTATCTCCACCGTTCCAATTGTATAAACAACCTCTGATTTTGCCTATAAATCCTCTTCCAATTGTATAAACAACCTCTGCTTCATTCCTCTTCCAAGTTTCAATTACCGTCGTATCTCCACCGTTCAACCACCACCAAACTACCGTAAGCTCCATCACCGATGGAGCCAAATTAACTGCAAAATTCTTTTCGATCACTTAGCGAATTCttcatcaaacaactcaaggcTTCCTATCAAAGGTGTGTTTAGATCTGTTAGATTTTGGATTGATATCTCATTTCTTTTGGGGGATTTTTCTTGTGTGGTGGTACTACAATGGCTACGAGTAGGGCTTTTTCTGAAGAATTATTAAGAGAGATTCTATTGAGTTTGCCTGTGAAATCGTTGCTAAGATTCAAATGTGTATGCAAAAATTGGGGCAGTCTTATCAATAACCCTAGCTTTACTGTAGACCACTTGAATTTAAGTAAGAAGAAGAAGCCTCCGCAACACTTGATTTATGATTATGGTGCAACCGATGATGCCCCTACTGTTACTTTGGTTTCCGATAAGGGTATAGATGAACAAAATTTCCAAAGGTTTGGAGATAATATTACCAACATGTTAGGTTCTATTGATGGCGTGTTTTTCATAGAAAGACAAATTGATAATGCCATTTTGTGTACATTATGGAATCCAGCTAACAGAGAGGTGAGACACCTCCCTGCCACCACAATTAGCtttgaatattttatatgtGATCGCCATTTAGTGTTTGGATTAGATCCTATGACTAAGGATTATAAAGTGATTTATTATAATCACATGGAAGAATATGCAGCGATCTACTCATGTTCTAGGGATTCATGGAAAATATTCAAACATAATCTAGACGTACATCAAAATCCTAGTACGTGTGTACGAAACTTTTATAGCAGTGTTGATTATCTGAATGGTTATTATTATTGGCTGATAAAGGAGGTCACAAATAAACTTAGTATTCTTTCATTTGACTTTGGGAATGAGGTGTTTGTAGAGATGGAAGGGCCATCACGTGGTCACGAGGATTATAATTGGTCGGCAGAACTAATGTTGCTTGGTGACTCCGTTGGCATCTTGAACTCTGTCGACGGGTTTGTTAATGATGTATGGGTAATGATACAACTAGGCGTTTGGAACAAACTTCTGACCATTCATCTCACTACGCCTGTTAAGTCATTTTATGACAACTCTTTTATTTTGGTAACTAAAAGTTCCCGGCTGGTCTCATATAATGTTAGGACAAACAAGACGAGGCTTTTTGAATATCGTCATCCGGGACTGAAGTCGAATCCACAGTGTGGTGGCTGTGGGGTTTACTATTATAAAGAGAGCTTAGTAACAATTAAACGACAAGGGAATAGTGAGCTCCACCTCAGTCGTTGTTTGACAAAAGTGATGaacatatattaaatttcaataaGAGCTTTAAGCATATTGGATAACATTTACtacatgttatttatttatggttCATTCTAGCTTTAATTATGTGCAATATGAGATTACCGTGTGTAATAGTAGTgtttttatattctaagttgttGGTAATTGTgagcattttaatttttattaaagtgGCTCATCCCAAGTGTCTTTTAATTGATGTTGCATCTGTTATTGACATTGTTAGACATAAAATTAccttttattttccttataaCTCTTTGCATTGTTAATGTGACGACAGTCGTCGAGGCAACTGGGATTCCATTGTTTTGGCTTGTTGGACTGAGAATGTGTGTTGTTGCGCGTATGCTCACATAGGACTGAGAATGTGTGTTGTTGGCTTTGACTAATACTAACTTGTAATGaacaaaaataagtaaatgacgacttaaatatttattcacAAATTGTGTGAGAATTCATAGCTTTTCAATCCAAATGCAGCTCGTAGAGATCATTATCTCAATCGGCAAATTATAGGTTGAGAAACTTCACTCTAGCCTCCAATAAGCAAGCTTCCTTGATCAGTGATAAATTGcctgaaaattaattaattagatgcATGCAATTAGGGAGGGTATTTTAATTAaagatcatatatataatagtaattACCGTAGTTGGAAATACGAGATTGTTTCCTCTTGTGGCTGTACTGGTGGGGCAAGATATAAATGTGTTATCCAAGCAAAGCAAAAATGACTATTGTTTGGCAAATCCCGTTAAAATAATCAACATCTGGGACGATGTTTGATGTGCAATACCCATTCTTTAGGTTCCTTTCATTTAACCACTGTATAGTATAGTATATAATAGTATTAGAaatcatatatagaaaaataataaaattaataattatatttacgTTTGTCGTCGTACCACTTTATCGACCGTATTTGGTTTCCCGTTAGCATTCCATGGATTGTGAACTGCAACTTAGATATGAAGAGCTTGCAATGTACATTTGACCTCCCACAATAGGTTGGATGCCATTGTACGTAATAAACAAGATTAACTCCATAGTTTATCTATCAATattataatagtaatatatatatatatatatatatgcatgtctCACTACCCTATTTATACTAACATTATCAACTCTCAAACACAACATACTCATTTACTCATAACCAAATATGTCTATGCACACTACTCAACTACCGGTCAGAAAAATCCCTATTTTAGGCCTACtacattttaataataatattcttcaattcaaaatataattaataaaattgtaTTAGCTAGCTCATCTGATCTTTTGTGGTAATTTTACAACTGAATAGATGAGTCATGGGGGATACATCAACACTTTGCAATGGACATGATTTGAGtagtgttattaattatttccttaaaaaagaatatattattCCCATCTTTAGGTCAATTTATTGGTATCCATACTTGTAATAGTATAGATTATGTTACCACattatattctatattttaGTCATGgacatattattattaataatattaaaatagagaaacaaaaactttaaacaaatgaaaaaacaataaattaaggccattaattgttttttagtACTGCATGCATCACACAAACAAATCGTTGGTTgatataaaagatattttgaaaaattaatattttaattatataaaatgagacTAATTTTCTAATTGTTGTCAGCGGAATTCTTAttaagattttaatttattagaaGACTATGTTCcaaatgatataatatgaatgGTTATGAAGTCATTGGTACATAAAGTTTGGATGGAATGGTTGTCAATATAAAGTAATTCGGCCGTTAGGTCCAAAGTTGTATACCATTGCTATGGTGCTAATAGATTTACTACTTCAGCGTCGTTATCGGACATTGCAGACTGAACATCTATTTCTCGTATATCATTCCACACCAAGAACTTTATATTTCCAACATACATATAAATGGCATCATTATGACATTTTCAATCTTAGTTTTGAATGTTAATCTAAGTGTTTCAATTTAATAtcgaataatttattttcactGAGACATAGTTTCCAAAAATAGATTGCGAATTATGAATAAGATAAGCAAGTTCGAACTAAGTTTTTCTTGTTGgaaaagatttaaattttttgtcaaaTCACCATAACTATATAACTTCCCctcttttgtttaattttagaAGTGTCCcaataaagtttttatttgtattgatttgatttatatCCCAATGGGTTAATGCTCATTTACTCCTTGTTTCTCTTTTtgcctatattttttttttattaatctgGAAAAGTTATAATTAgtcatttataaatatatttgtccAGTTGTGAAAAGagaataaaaagggaaaatattaacttatttaagaatattttgaccatttttccttatatgaaattagtaaatattatatgtattattttttcctaaatttttttgattaattctccaaaaaatatttgtaagatATATTTGTCCAGTTGtgacaattattttttcctcTTCCAATTACCGCCGTATCTCCACCATTCTACCACCACCAAACTGCCATAAGCTCCATCACCGGTGGAGCCAAGTTAATTGCAAAATTATTTTCGATCACTCAACAAATTCttcatcaaacaactctatttTTTAGGACTAAGGGCTAACAACTCGAGGCTTCCAATCAAAGAGAATAAGTCAATTAATTTATGTGTTGAAAAGCTACGAATTTTGACTCATGCTAAGTGCAGCCAATGTGTGACTATTGGCAATTTTGGTTGTGGAACTTCTGTCTTAGGTGGTAAGTTCGAGTCTAGCgaattaatttatgtatttaagTTGAAAACCGTGAAAGGATGAATCCATCATCAGAGGCGGGTCATGAGTCCGTCTCTGCTCATCATCTTTGAGTTTCAAAAATTGCAATTAATCTTTGAAATCAGTTCTAATCGAATTTATCGATCATTAAAAAGAAGATTCATGCTAAGTGCATGAAAGATATCGAGTGAATTTTTGACACTGACTAAAtccattaaaataatatcttataGACGAATTTTTCGATCATAAAAAACTCACGTCAAATACACGGCAGACATAAAGTAGATTTTGCCACCGACTTAAATCTATCAAAATTGATAAACCTAAAATGTCACTAATGTTGGTGACTATGTGAGAACTTGTCACTTGTGGGATATCCCCATTAAGGTCTATTTATAAAACggtaaaattaataaaatctgCAAGAACTTTGCGtatcttatttttctattgagTAAGACAATTTGAtaattctaaaaatttaaaataatataaaagctATTACACTACAAAAAAACCTCAAATTGCCAACATATTTTACTAACAACTTAAGTTGGTAAGTATTCTACtaacaaattaccaacatatttctaactgaattatattttaaaacttaacaacgaaattctaacagattaccaaccaaaatcttactaagtattttagttggtaaataCGGCAGGAAAAAATGGCACCAAATTTAGCAGCATTCTATCAATGGATTACCAACTGAAATATTACTAACGCACAccttttgttggtaatattaccaacgaagtatatatcggttggtaaatatgacaaaaaaattatttatataatttattaaaatattaccaaTGAATTACTAACCAAACATTTACCAACAACAAGATGGTGTTGCTAAATttaccaataaaaaataaatgtgttGGTAATTTAGTAACGAAatgtaatttgttggtaaacttgccAATCAATATCCAATTAGTTGAAAATTTTGCCGACGAATAAAGATTGTAGTTAGTAAATAACTAACATCATTAAAATAGTTGGTAATATACCAACTGATCATTAATCCATTGGTAAAATTTaccaacatattaattattaattggTAATATTACATATGAATGTTTAGTTGAATATTAACTATTACCAactgtgataaaatttattggtaaattattaattactaacttatatttgaatagTTGATAAATTTACCAATTGAGGTTAAATTTTTTGGTAAATCAGCGTCTAGTGTTGAGgctttcatattcaaattgtgtcgttaggcgttttaacttttaaagtttAGCCAAAacttgactttggtcaatatttttggtaaacgtgTTTAGATTAGAACTCTGTCAGTGTCATTAGCTTCGAAAGATCATTTTTTATCTAACAGGAAGGTTGATTCAAGTTTTGAGGCTTCCGTTTTTTGTTTGtgccgttaggtgttttaaatcttatgttttggccaaaatttgactttggtcagTATTTTTGTGAacgtgctcagatgagaattccgtctgcgtaattaactccaaaggtaattttttatcgaataggatggttggttcgggttttgagcctttcatttttagtgtgtgccgttaggtgttttaacttataaattttggccaaaatttaacttcggtcaatatatttgataaacgtgctcagatgagaatTTTGTCAGTGCAGTTTGATGCagaagatcatttttgatgtaataAGATAGAGGGTTCGGGTTTTGAAGCTTCCGTTTTTAGTTTGTAccgttaggcattttaacttttaagttttggccaaaatttcactttagtcaatatttttggtaatcgtgctcaaattgaaattttgtcacCGCGGTTAGCCATATAAGTTCAGTTTTGGTctcataggatggttggttcggattttgaaacttttattttcagtttgcGTCGTTAAGCGTTTTaacttttggctaaaatttgaattaggtcaatttttttgggaagcatgctcaaatttgaatttcgtcTGCGCGGTTAGCTCTGGAAGGTGATTTTTCGTCTTATAGGATGATTGGTTTGGATTTTGTTaggtattttaacttttaacttttggccaaaatttgactttgcttAACATTTTTTGTAAACGTGCTCtgatgagaatttcgtcagcgCGATTAGCttcggaaggtcatttttatatctaataggatggttggttcatGTTTTGAGGCTTCTATTTTCAGTTTGTCttgttaggcgttttaacttttaagttttggccaaaatttagatttggtcaatatttttggtaaacgtgctcaaattaaaatttttgatataatgatatgtgtcatattgagattaatttaacttgttatcatagattttgcattgtttcattcaaatatgatttataaaattgatattaatatttttggatttatattcgtgctcttagatttttaaatgcaataaattaataaatatgttacTATTGAATAATCATtcagttaataatattttgaacatattgtcaatcaattactaacctaacattgaacttgaatgatatattaccaacaaactaacaatcaattagtaaatttattagaaaaacaaataatcatactaacgtatttaaaatttataccaacaagggttgtggttgagtggtaagtactcctt
The DNA window shown above is from Solanum stenotomum isolate F172 chromosome 6, ASM1918654v1, whole genome shotgun sequence and carries:
- the LOC125868887 gene encoding F-box/kelch-repeat protein At3g23880-like, giving the protein MATSRAFSEELLREILLSLPVKSLLRFKCVCKNWGSLINNPSFTVDHLNLSKKKKPPQHLIYDYGATDDAPTVTLVSDKGIDEQNFQRFGDNITNMLGSIDGVFFIERQIDNAILCTLWNPANREVRHLPATTISFEYFICDRHLVFGLDPMTKDYKVIYYNHMEEYAAIYSCSRDSWKIFKHNLDVHQNPSTCVRNFYSSVDYLNGYYYWLIKEVTNKLSILSFDFGNEVFVEMEGPSRGHEDYNWSAELMLLGDSVGILNSVDGFVNDVWVMIQLGVWNKLLTIHLTTPVKSFYDNSFILVTKSSRLVSYNVRTNKTRLFEYRHPGLKSNPQCGGCGVYYYKESLVTIKRQGNSELHLSRCLTKVMNIY